AGGCACCATCATCGGCGGCGGCTATAACGGCTATGTCATGGACAAGGCCACCGCCGATGCCCATGGCGTCCGGGATATCTCGGCGCTGAAAGACCCGGATCTGGCAAAGCTTTTCGACACCGATGGCGACGGCATTGCCAATCTGATGAATTGCGATCCGGGTTGGAGCTGCGGCGACGTGGTCGATTTTCAGCTCGAAGCCTTCGGATTGTCGGACACCGTGAAATCGGTGCGCGCCAAATATGAGCCGCTGCTGGCTGAGACCTTCACCCGCTTCCGCTCGGGCGAGCCAGTGCTTTATTACACCTGGAGCCCTTCTTTCGTGACCCAGACCCTGGTGCCGGGCACCGATGTTGTCTGGGTGCCGATTCCCTTCGATGCGCTCCCGGAGAGCGTTGCCAGCAATGACGGCCATGACGTGGCCGGCGTTCTGGGCTGCGCGGCAGATCAGGATCCTTGCAAGATGGCAACCGGTGCCTGGAACTGGCGCATCACCGCCAATAAGGATTTCGTTGCCACCAATCCGGCCATTGCGAAGCTTTCCGAAGAGATTGAATGGCCGATAACCACCTGGTCTGACTGGGAAGTCGCCGTCAAGGCGGACAGCTCGGATCGGGCGTTGAAGAAGGTCGCTGAGGACTGGATCGCGGCCAATCAGGCAACCTTTGACACCTGGATTGCAGACGCAAAGGCCGCGGCCAACTGAGGGAGCGATCAGATCCGGAAAGGCGGCGGGAGGCTCTCCCGCCGCCTTTCCCTTGCAGCCCTTCCCAGCCCCATGACCTGCTCCCTGACGGATCCCCTGATGACTGTTGATCTTTCGAACAAGGGCGCTGTGATCGTACAGCTCGAGGCCCTGTGAGAACCAAGCTCACGCCGGGGCAGGATGCCGACTATACAAGCTATGATCTGGCGATGGCCGAGAGCCTGCCGCAGCCCGCTGTTCTGGTTGCCGACAGAGGCTATGACTCTGATAGGCATCGCCAACTTGTTCTGATGCGATTACATACGGCCTGAGGATACTTTGCTTCTTGCGTGCTGCAACCTGCAGCATGACGGGCACCGGCCACGATGTCGAAGATCTCCTCGTTCCGGCATTCGTCGCGCAGGCTTCATCCTGTAGCGCTACGCTCTCTCGATCAGCGCGCGCCTGGCGAGCTCTCTGCCTTCAGTCCATCGGCTGGGACAAAGAGCCGAGGAAAGAAAGCGCGCGCGATTTCCTGCATCTGCTTTATGTAGCGCCGCATTGTGGATCGCTTCCTGCTGTAAGCGGCTTCCCATAAAGGTCCCGCAATGCGGGATCTGACTGCGCCCGGTCATGTCAGGATGGCATCAGGCTTGCAGGGCCTCGCGCCGCCCGGAAAGGGCTTTGAAGATCAGCAGCGGGATGAAGGTCAGTCCGATCAGAACCGCACCAGGCGCCGAGGCGATTCCGAAATTCCCGTTCATGATCTGGCTGAAAATCTCCACCGCTATGGTGATATTACCCCCCGATTGCAGGATCAGGCTCGCGCCCGGTTTGCGTACCGTATTCGACCAGGTCAGGAATGCGCCCGACAGGATCGCGCCTGGCAAAAGCGGAACCGTTATCATTGCGAAGGTCCGAAGCGGCCCGGCGCCGAGATTAAACGAGGCCTCTTCGGTCTCGGGCGAAAGCTGTTGCAAGGTGCTGACGCCCGAGCGCACCGAGAAAGGCAGGCGACGGATAATATAGGCGAGGATCAGGATAGAGGCGGTGCCGGTCAGCACCAGCGGCCCCTGGTGATAGGTCGCGATAAGGCCGATCCCGAGCACGATCCCCGGCACGCCATAGGAAAACATCACGAGGATATCGACCGCATTCCGCAGCCGCCGCGCCCCCCGGAGGATGACACAGGCCGCAACCGTGCCCAGCAGCGCTCAGGCCAGCGTGGCCACCGTCGTAAACCACGGCGTATTGCGCAACGGGGTCCAGATGATCTCCGTCAGGTAGCGGTAATTATTGGATATTATATGAAAATGACAGGTGCAGCGGTTAATCAGTAAATTTCTATAAATTAACGTCGTTTCTGAATGCCGGATCTTTGCATTCCCCAGCCAGCGGGTCACATGGCAAGATCTGATGTGCGACAGATTTCACTTGCCGTTGGCCGGCCTGAGGCGATCTCGGGTTGCAGGCGCGCGGGTGATCCCTGCGCTTACTTTCAAACCAGGCGTGAAGAGGTATAACCTCAATACAGGTATTACACCCGCACGCGCAGACAGAACACAGGAGCAGGCCATGCCGGATCAGCTGAGGATGACTGTTGCCTGGGGTGGTGATGTCAGCCTCGCCCGCAGGCAACATCTGTTGCTGTCCGCATTCGCGAGTGGCACGGAAGAGGGGGAAACGGCTGTCCATCTGCCGTCATTCAGCGGTGCAGATCTCAGGATGGTCAATCTCGAATGCGTGGTCTCCGATCTTGGAGAACAGGGCACAGATAAGGGCGAATCCGGACCCTATTACTTCCGCGCGCGTCCTGAGATGACCCGCGTCCTTCAAAGGTTAGGGGTCGATCTCGTTGCCACTGCGAATAATCATTCCGGCGACTACGGACCCGAGGCGTTGCTTGATCAGGCCTGTTGGCTTGAACTGGCAAATATAGCCCATGCAGGTTCGGGACGGGATCGCGAGGCCGCGTTTGCGCCGCGCTTTTTCCGCCGCAATGGCCTTGCGGTCGCGGTGTTCTCACTTGATGCCACCCAGGCGGAATTCGCCGCGACCGGTAACCGGCCCGGGCACGCGTTTCTGCCGCTCTCGGACCCTGCGCTCTGGCAAAGGGAAATGCAGCCACGCATTCAGGCCGCGCGGCGCCAGGCGGATGTGGTGATTGTTGCGGTGCATTGGGGGCTGAACCTGAAACCGGTTCCCGGCCCTGGCGAGATAGCCGCCGGCCATGCGCTGATCCGCGCCGGAGCCGACGCCGTTCTTGGTGCCTCGGCGCATATGTTGCAGGGTATCGAGATTTTTGAAGGCCGGCCGATTTTGCATGATGCCGGCAATCTCCTGTGTGATTTTTCCGAAGGGAAAGGTGACAGCGCGGTCTTCCGGCTGGAGCTTGGACCGTCAGGCGTGACCGGCATCGAAGTGATACCGGTCACCGTCGCCCCGGGGCGGGCCTCAGAGGCCGAGGGAGATGCGGCCATCTCGATCGCCGCAGATTTCGCCGAAAAATGCGCGGCCTTTGGGACCGTCACCATTCCGGGTTCGGACGGACGGCTTCAGATCCCGCTTTCTCCGCCCGGGCGCATGCCACAGGATTACCGCCTGACTGCGCTGCGGTCCCGCCTGGCTGCGCCGCCCGTGCCGGAAAGCGCAAGGATCGCGCCGGTCGCCATCGGACCTTTGACCCTTCACGGCGTCAGCTTCGGTCCTGAAAGGCTTACAAGTCGCAACATGCTCTGGGTCGAAACCTGGTGGAGTGCCGAAGAACCGGTCAGCCGCCGTCTGACCATCGCTTTGCATGCTGTTCCCCGCAAAAACGGCAATATGCCGGTATGGGGGCGCGGAATGGCGCATGAGCCGGGCGACTGGCGATTGCCGACGCCGCATTGGCAGCCGGGAGAAATCTATCACGAACGCTTCGGCCTGCGCCCGCCGCCGGGATCCCGGCTGGAAGACAATGTCCTCGACCTGGAAATATCGGTGTTCGACCGTCTCAAAAGGCTGGGGCGGCTGCGCACCGGTCTTACGACCACACTCTCCTTCTCGGGCAAGGCGGCCAGGAACCCGGGCAGCGCCAGGCCCGCAGACCTGCCCGGATGGAGTGCCGAAGAACTCGCCGGGCTGACCGGTGGCACCTGGATCACCCCGCCGCCGCCGGGCTGGTTCTGCCGTTCGGCCGTCGCAGGCCGGACCCATCTGGCGCATGTGCCCGAACCTGTGCTTTTTGCCGCCCACAGCCGTCAGGACCGCAACCGTCATGAAAGCATGACCGCAGTGTCGAAAGACAGCTGGGACAGCCACGCCTCTTTGCACAGATTGCAGGATCGCCTGGCCGGCGCGCTGGTACGGGAACGGCCGCCGGGGCTGCGGCCGGAGTTTCCGCTTTTGCAGGTGGAGGATCCACTGGCGGCGCTGATGCAGATCGGTGGCGCAGCCCGTGACCGGATGCGCGGCAAGGTCGTTTGCGTGACCGGCAGTTCTGGCAAAACCACCACGGTTTCGATGCTGCAGGCCGCGCTCTCTCCTCTGATCAACTGCCGCGCAACATATGATAATTACAACACCAGGGTCGGCATTCTGGTCAATCTAGCCTCGGTCCAGCCGGAAACGGATGCGGTGATCCTGGAAACGGCGCTCAGCGCGATCAATTCCACGGGTCAGGCCCATATCCGCCGGGTTGCGCCCGATATTGCCGTGATTACCAACATCACCACCGCCCATCTGCGCGAGGGAGAGACCACCGGCGATATCGCTCGCAAGAAATCGAATATTTTTCTGGGGATGCAGCCTGGAAAGAGTGCAGTGATCTGGAGCGGCAGCGACCATTTCGATGAGATGGCCGAACGCGCCAGAGAGGCCGCGCTGAAACTGGTCACTTTTGGTGCAGCGGATGGCTCGGATTTCCGGCTCCTGTCTTACGATCCTGCACGGCGGCTGGTCGAGGCGCAGACCCCGCATGGCCAACTGACTTACCGGATCGGCGCCAGCGGCGTTCATATGGCGCTCAACAGCCTTGCCTCCCTGGCAGTGGCGGCAGAGATGTCGCTTGATCTCGTGAAAGTGGCCGAAGGGTTTGAAACATTCCGCCCGCTCGCGGGGCGTGGTGAGACTCACAGCCTGTCGATCGGTGCGATCAGATTCCAGCTGCAGGATGAGGCCTATAATGCCAATCCCCTGTCCATGCGCGCAGCCCTCCAAAGCTTTGCCGCCGCTCATGCATCCGCTGAAAAAACGCTTATTCTCGGCGACATGCTTGAACTCGGCGAACAAAGCCCCCGGCTTCACGCAGAACTTCTGCCGGATATCCTGTCGCTGAAACCGCGCCGGGTCATGCTGGTCGGCGCATATATGACCGCCCTCGGCCCGGCTCTGCACAATGCCAGGATAGCAGCCGAAACCGCCGCAGATGTCAGTGCCGTCTTTGATCGTTTGCCAGGGTACATCTCCCATCAGGGCGCACTTCTGATCAAGGCATCAAACGGTGTCGGCTTGTGGAAACTCGTGGATCACCTGACCAAAGCGGGAGAGGATATGCGCTCTTCCGCGGATAGCGGACAGTGACGAGAGCTGCGATCTGAGGTTTGCTGGTCTCCAACGACGAGGAGATCAGGGATCAGACACCCCGGGGGCCCGGCAATCAGGTCAGTTGCGGTCTACCGAAGGGTCTGTCAGCGCGCGCCCGATCCAGTCCAACAGGCGGCGCTGGACCCAGGGGTTGCTTTTGAACGTGGCGTGATCGTCGTTTGGCGCAATCAGCATGTCATAGCACTTACCCGCTTTGGTCAGTGCTGCTGCAAGTTGCAGGCTGAGCGCGGGCAGCACGTTTTCATCCATATCGCCAAGTCCGATCAGCAACTTTCCCTCTAACGCATGGGCCAGACGGGCATTGCAGGCGCTGTCATAGCTTGTGCTGCCATCGGGGTTGCGGATCAGCGGGCCCTGCCATTTTTCCGGCCAGCAGCGGTTATAGCCGGTCAGATCATGGCTGCCTGCGGTGGAAACGGCCGCGCGGTAGGTGCCGGGATGGGCGAGGATGGCACGCGCTGCAGCATGGCCACCGGCGGAATGACCCATGATCCCGATGCGGGACAGGTCCAGCCAGGGGCGGTTTCCGGCCAGCTGCGGATAGGCGGCGACGTGGTCCGAGAGGAACCCCGGATCACTCAGATTGCCATGGCAGAGATCGTGAAACGCCTTTGATCGCCACGGCGTGCCGCGCCCGTCCATCATCAGAACCGCGATACCGAGCGCAGTAGCGGCATGAACCATCGCGAGCTTTGCGACCTCGTCATGCGGCAGTGCCGAGCGCGGGGTCTGAATGCATTGCGGGCCGGGATAGACGATGTCGAGCAGCGGATAGCGTTGATCCGCTGCCATGTT
Above is a genomic segment from Rhodobacter sp. 24-YEA-8 containing:
- the proX gene encoding glycine betaine/L-proline ABC transporter substrate-binding protein ProX → MTTLRRLKPAHALRAALLGTGMLLAAPVMAEDLPGAGRTIRFAQGDSLGANYVQNQILIAAMKELGYDVQVVNVGISAFFQAAAQGDMDIAADVNMPQRLSAFEKVEDKLDLLGEGTIIGGGYNGYVMDKATADAHGVRDISALKDPDLAKLFDTDGDGIANLMNCDPGWSCGDVVDFQLEAFGLSDTVKSVRAKYEPLLAETFTRFRSGEPVLYYTWSPSFVTQTLVPGTDVVWVPIPFDALPESVASNDGHDVAGVLGCAADQDPCKMATGAWNWRITANKDFVATNPAIAKLSEEIEWPITTWSDWEVAVKADSSDRALKKVAEDWIAANQATFDTWIADAKAAAN
- a CDS encoding ABC transporter permease subunit; protein product: MLGTVAACVILRGARRLRNAVDILVMFSYGVPGIVLGIGLIATYHQGPLVLTGTASILILAYIIRRLPFSVRSGVSTLQQLSPETEEASFNLGAGPLRTFAMITVPLLPGAILSGAFLTWSNTVRKPGASLILQSGGNITIAVEIFSQIMNGNFGIASAPGAVLIGLTFIPLLIFKALSGRREALQA
- a CDS encoding CapA family protein, which codes for MPDQLRMTVAWGGDVSLARRQHLLLSAFASGTEEGETAVHLPSFSGADLRMVNLECVVSDLGEQGTDKGESGPYYFRARPEMTRVLQRLGVDLVATANNHSGDYGPEALLDQACWLELANIAHAGSGRDREAAFAPRFFRRNGLAVAVFSLDATQAEFAATGNRPGHAFLPLSDPALWQREMQPRIQAARRQADVVIVAVHWGLNLKPVPGPGEIAAGHALIRAGADAVLGASAHMLQGIEIFEGRPILHDAGNLLCDFSEGKGDSAVFRLELGPSGVTGIEVIPVTVAPGRASEAEGDAAISIAADFAEKCAAFGTVTIPGSDGRLQIPLSPPGRMPQDYRLTALRSRLAAPPVPESARIAPVAIGPLTLHGVSFGPERLTSRNMLWVETWWSAEEPVSRRLTIALHAVPRKNGNMPVWGRGMAHEPGDWRLPTPHWQPGEIYHERFGLRPPPGSRLEDNVLDLEISVFDRLKRLGRLRTGLTTTLSFSGKAARNPGSARPADLPGWSAEELAGLTGGTWITPPPPGWFCRSAVAGRTHLAHVPEPVLFAAHSRQDRNRHESMTAVSKDSWDSHASLHRLQDRLAGALVRERPPGLRPEFPLLQVEDPLAALMQIGGAARDRMRGKVVCVTGSSGKTTTVSMLQAALSPLINCRATYDNYNTRVGILVNLASVQPETDAVILETALSAINSTGQAHIRRVAPDIAVITNITTAHLREGETTGDIARKKSNIFLGMQPGKSAVIWSGSDHFDEMAERAREAALKLVTFGAADGSDFRLLSYDPARRLVEAQTPHGQLTYRIGASGVHMALNSLASLAVAAEMSLDLVKVAEGFETFRPLAGRGETHSLSIGAIRFQLQDEAYNANPLSMRAALQSFAAAHASAEKTLILGDMLELGEQSPRLHAELLPDILSLKPRRVMLVGAYMTALGPALHNARIAAETAADVSAVFDRLPGYISHQGALLIKASNGVGLWKLVDHLTKAGEDMRSSADSGQ